The following proteins are encoded in a genomic region of Levilactobacillus zymae:
- a CDS encoding YiiX/YebB-like N1pC/P60 family cysteine hydrolase, translated as KKAQNKLSEMIIRGTKQTFLDRPLAYYHIGIVEKEGTDFFVLHATKDHGCIRQPLDLFISEEGLIDVYRKSSPLINPLKILKRAKSMLEAPYNPSFRLDQPGYYCSDYVVNAFKDENIFHLSPMVFGPNGSVLPEWQQYYENLDLPVPNGQLGSSPNSLISQGHLKFIGAINS; from the coding sequence TTAAAAAAGCACAAAATAAACTGTCAGAGATGATCATTAGAGGCACAAAACAAACGTTTTTAGATCGACCACTAGCTTATTACCATATCGGGATAGTAGAAAAAGAAGGCACTGACTTTTTTGTTCTCCATGCAACCAAAGACCATGGTTGCATTCGTCAACCGTTAGATCTATTTATTTCCGAAGAAGGATTGATTGACGTTTATCGGAAGAGTAGCCCTTTAATAAATCCCCTCAAAATACTAAAACGAGCCAAGTCCATGTTAGAAGCACCATACAATCCGAGCTTCAGATTAGATCAGCCAGGATATTACTGTTCGGACTACGTGGTTAATGCATTTAAAGATGAAAATATATTTCATCTATCCCCAATGGTATTTGGCCCTAACGGCTCTGTTTTGCCTGAATGGCAACAGTATTATGAAAATTTAGACTTGCCGGTACCTAATGGTCAGTTAGGGAGTAGTCCGAACTCACTAATTAGCCAAGGCCATCTCAAATTTATAGGAGCTATCAACAGCTGA